The Kribbella shirazensis genomic interval CTGTGGCGGTCGAGATGGTCGAGCAGCTCGCCGGGTCGCCGCTGGACGCGGTCGTGGTGGCGGTCGGTGGCGGCGGGCTGATCAGCGGTGTCGCCGCCGTCCTGAAGCAGCACCTGCCGGGGATCCGGGTGTACGGCGCGCAGCCGGCCGTGGACGACGCGATGGCCGCGTCGGTGCGGGCCGGCCGGATCGTGCAGGTCGACGCGCGGCAGACGTTGTCGGACGGTACGGCGGGCAGCGTGGAGCCCGGGAGCATCACGTTCGACCTGTGCCGTGAGCTGGCCGACGACTGGGTGCTGGTGTCCGAGGACGCGATCCGGGACGCACTGCGGATGGTGATCGACACCGAGCACCAGCTGATCGAGGGATCGGCCGCGCTGGCGTTCGCGGCCGCGCGCGAACGACGTACCGAACTGACCGGGAAGCGCGTCGCGGTCGTCTCCTGCGGCGGCAACATGTCGTCGTCGACGTTGGTGGCTGCGCTTGCGTGAGCTCGTCGTCCTCGGGACCGGCAGCCAGGTGCCGTCCCGGGAACGCACGCAGAACGGGTACTTCCTGCGCTGGGACGACGAGGGGTTCCTGTTCGATCCCGGTGAGGGAACGCAGCGGCAGATGATCTTCGCGGGCGTCGCCGCCGGGGCGATCACTCGGCTGTGCGTGACGCATTTCCACGGCGACCACTGTCTCGGGGTGCCGGGCGTGGTGCAGCGGTTGTCGCTGGACGACCTACCGCATCCGGTGCGGGCGCACTATCCGGCGTCCGGGCAGCAGTACTTCACGCGGCTGCGGTACGCCGCGTCGTTCTTCGAGCGGGCCGAGTTGCTCGAGGAGCCGGTGGAGGAGGACGGGCTGCTGTCGGTCGGGTCGTTCGGGCAGCTGTGGGCGCGGCGCCTGGAGCATCCGATCGAGTCGTTCGGCTACCAGTTGATCGAGCCGGACGGCCGCCGGATGCTGCCGGACAAGCTCGCGGCGTACGGCGTCACGGGACCCGCCGTCGGGCAGCTCCAGCGCGCCGGATCGCTCGAGGTGAACGGCCGGACCGTGCGGGTGGAGGACGTCAGCGAGGTGAGGCCGGGCCAGCGCTTCGCCTTCGTCATGGACACGCGGTTGTGCGAGAACGTCCTGCGGCTGGCCGACCGCGCGGACCTGCTGGTGATCGAGTCGACGTACCTGTCGCCGGAATCGGAGCTCGCCCGTCGCTTCGGCCATCTCACCGCGCGCCAGGCCGCCCGGGTCGCGGCCGAGTGCGGCGTCCGGAAACTCGTCCTGACGCATTTCTCCCAGCGCTACCTGGAGCCCGAACGCTTCCACGAGGAGGCCGCCGCCGAGTTCTCCGGCGAGATCGTGGTCGCCACGGATCTCTCGCGCACGGCGGTCCCGTCGCGGCGGTAGATCAGCTGTTGTCGGCGAGGAAGTCGTCGATCAGGGCGTTGACCTCGTGCGGCGACTCGAGGGCCGCGAGGTGTGCGGATTGCTCGAGTACGACGAA includes:
- a CDS encoding pyridoxal-phosphate dependent enzyme, whose product is MTPEAVAERAERIAPALREHLPPTPFVRYGAFSDDLGAELLVKCEHQQRTGSFKARGALAKVLTLTDAEREAGVITASTGNHGLGVGNALATLGGHGIVYLPENAAPGKVAALRRLGLELRAEGNDTGVLELKARTYAAEHGLTYVPPYNDPEIVAGQGTVAVEMVEQLAGSPLDAVVVAVGGGGLISGVAAVLKQHLPGIRVYGAQPAVDDAMAASVRAGRIVQVDARQTLSDGTAGSVEPGSITFDLCRELADDWVLVSEDAIRDALRMVIDTEHQLIEGSAALAFAAARERRTELTGKRVAVVSCGGNMSSSTLVAALA
- a CDS encoding ribonuclease Z, with the translated sequence MRELVVLGTGSQVPSRERTQNGYFLRWDDEGFLFDPGEGTQRQMIFAGVAAGAITRLCVTHFHGDHCLGVPGVVQRLSLDDLPHPVRAHYPASGQQYFTRLRYAASFFERAELLEEPVEEDGLLSVGSFGQLWARRLEHPIESFGYQLIEPDGRRMLPDKLAAYGVTGPAVGQLQRAGSLEVNGRTVRVEDVSEVRPGQRFAFVMDTRLCENVLRLADRADLLVIESTYLSPESELARRFGHLTARQAARVAAECGVRKLVLTHFSQRYLEPERFHEEAAAEFSGEIVVATDLSRTAVPSRR